The region TCCCCAACGACCCTGCAACCGGCAAACCCGATCCCCTTGCCCTGCAAACCTCCCGCTACCTTGATGCGGTCAACTTCGCCCAACGCGCCCACGGCAAAGGTGCCGCCATCACCGTCGGCTTCATCGACGTCACCTGCCCACCCACCAGCGTCTATGCCGCCTACAACGCCCTCACCATTCCAAAAACCCTCAATACCGAACCCCTCGCCGGACACACCAACACGCCTGCCGCGCTCAAATTCATGCAGGACGCCGCCCTCCAGCACGTTCGCGACATGAAAAGGATCTCGCCCTAAAATAACAAGCGAACCTTTTCCTCGTTTTTGGTAACGTATCACGAAAGCAAGGCGATCGCCTGCCGCCACATCCCCACTTCATTTGCGTCGAAACGTTCACCTTCGCCAGACCGCCCCTGCAAGATGCCCATTTGCGCTTGCGTCCATGTTGGGGCAAAGGTTCGTTACCCTCTTTGATCTAGTTCATGGAAATTCTCCGACTGCCAGGCCGCGCCTTCCTCAATTTCCTGTCCTACATGGGACAGTTGGCACAGCTGCTCGTTGACCTCGGCGGTGCCTTTCGCACCGGCGTCTGGCGCGTCCATCTCATCGCCCGGCAGATTGTCTCCATCGGCTTCGGCTCCCAGGTGGTCGTCATCGTCACCGGTGGATTCACCGGAGCCGTCTTCTCCGCGCAGACCTTTTTTAAATTCAAAGACTTCGGCGTCGAATCCGGCGTAGGCTCCATCGTCTCCGTCGCCATGTGCCGCGAACTCGGACCCGTCCTCGCCGGACTGATGGTTGCAGGTCGCGTCGGTGCCGCAATGGCCGCTGAAATCGGCACCATGAAAGTCACCGAACAAATCGATGCCCTGCGCGCCATGGCCGTCCATCCGGTCGACTACCTCGTCCTGCCCCGCTTCGTCGCCATGCTCATCTCCATGCCGCTCCTCGTGGCAGAAAGCATCTCCTTCGGCCTCCTCGCCTCCTACCTCGTCGTCGTCTACGGCTTCGGCGTCCCCGAACCCTGGTTCTGGACCCATGTGGTCGAACACACCAACCACGAAGACATCCTCTGCGGCATGATCAAAGGCTTCGTTTTCGGCATCCTCATCACCATCATCTCCTGCCACCAGGGCCTCGTCGCCGGCAACGGCGCGGTCGGCGTCGGACTCGGCACCACCCGCGCCGTCGTTTATTCCTCCCTCGCCCTGCTCATCGTCAATTTCTTCCTCAGCTTCTTCCTGAACTTCATCTTTCCCCTCGGCACCCCCATCTGATCACCATGCCGACACCCATCACCAACAAAAGCCCCTTCATCGAAGTGCGTGGACTGCACAAAAAGATCGGCTGGCAGCACATCCTGCGGGGACTCGACCTCACCGTCTACCAGGGCGAAACCCTCATGCTCATCGGCCCCAGCGGTGAAGGCAAAAGCGTTTTGTTGAAGCACCTCATCGGCCTGCTGCGCCCCGACGAAGGCGACATCACCGTCGCCGGCACCTGCATGACCGGACTGCGCGAACGTCAGCTCGCTCCCATCCGCAAAGAGATCGGCATCCTCTTCCAGAACGCCGCGCTCTTCGACTCCATGAACGTCGCCCAAAACGTCGCCTTCCCATTGATCGAGGGCGGCCTCCGCGACAAAAACGAAATCAACCAGCGCGTCCACGAAGCCCTCGAAGTCGTCGAACTCGAAAAACACAAGGACAAGCTCCCCGTCAACCTCTCCGGCGGCATGCGCAAACGCGTTGGCATCGCCCGCGCCATCGTCCCCAAACCGCACTGCGTCCTCTACGACGAACCCACTTCCGGCCTCGATCCCATCGTCTCCGACGTCATCGATCAAATGATCAAACGTCTGCAAAAACGCTATGGCGTCACCTCCATTGTCGTCACCCACGACATGAAAAGCGTCTTCAAAATCGCTGATCGCGTCGCCCTGCTCAAACAAGGCGTCATCTATTTTCTCGGCACTCCCGACGAACTCCGCAACTCCTCCGATCCCGTCATCCAGGACTTCATCGATGGCCGATCCCACATCACCTGCTAAACCACCGCCATGGAAGAATCCAACAAAAAAACCGAAATCCTCGTCGGCGTCTTTCTCACCTTCGGCCTCGCCCTCATCGGCCTGCTTTTCCTCCAGTTCAGCGCCGTCCGCGAGATCTTCAAAGACACCTACAGCCTCACCGTTCCTTTTGCCGATGGCACTGGCATCAAGGCCGGCACGCCCGTCATCCTCGGCGGTTCGCGCGTCGGTAAAGTCTCCGACCGCCCCCGCCTTAACGCCACTTTCAACGGAGTCATCATCCCCCTCGAAATCTACGAGACCGTGCGCATCCCCACTGACGCCAAGTTCGGCATCGGCACCTCCGGACTTCTCGGCGATTCCTACATCGAAATCCGCACCAGTGGAGCCAACACCGGTGCCTTCATCGAACCCGGAGCCGCCATCAGCGAAGATCAGATCGCCAAAGCCGGCGGTCTCGGCGGACTTCAGGACACCGCCCTCAACGTCGGCAAAAAAGTCGACCTCGCCATCGAAGACATCCAGGCCGCCGTCGCCGACCTTCGCCTCTCCCTCAAACGCATCAACGAAGGCGCCCTCTCCGAACAAAGCTCCACCGACCTCCGCGAAGCCATCGCCAGCTTCAACAAACTCGTCAAACGTCTCGACGAAGACACCCTCGGCGACCAGACCAGCAAAGACCTCAAGGACGCTGTCTCCAGCTTCAAAAACATGGCCGCCTCGCTCGAAGTCACCATGAAAAAACTCGATCCCGCCATCGAAAAACTGGACAGCACCTTTGAAAAAACCGACACCCTTCTCGGCAGTGCCGATGGAGCCATGAAATCCATCGACGGCAGCGCCAAAGCCATCGGCAATGTCGCCACCGACATCCGCCGCGGCGACGGACTCCTTCCCGCCCTGTTGCACGATGAAACGCTCAAGATCGAATTCCGCAATCTCATCAGCAACCTCCGCCAGCGCGGCGTCCTCTTTTACAAGGACAAATCCGGCGAAACCGAAGACGCCCCCGCCCGCCAGCGCACCACCCCCGCCACCGGAACTCGACGATAACGTCACCAATAAATCCGGCAGCAACCCCACAGACGAATCTAAATATATGAATAGGCCCGCAACCTGCTGGGTCTAAAAAATTGTCGTCCCCTCATCCTGTCCGTCAGGTCAACCTCACCTCAGTCAATCCGCCAAATTCGATGATCAATCCGTCCACCCGACTCATCGCCGAAGCCATCAAAGTTCAAGGTCGTTTTGCCCTCAACGACGACGGCGCTGCCGGTTCCGTATCCGCCGCCATCCTCACCTCCCAAGGCAACATCTACACCGGCATCTGCATCGACATCACCTGCGGCATCGGCACCTGCGCCGAACACGCCGCCGTTGCCGAGATGCTCAAACATCGGGAGACGCAGATTGAGATGATCGTCGCCGTCAAAAACCAGACCATCATCCCCCCCTGCGGACGCTGCCGCGAACTTCTTCTTCAGGTCGACGCCCGCAACATCGACTCCCGCATCCTTCTTGATGGCGGCCAGTCCATGACCCTTTCCGAAATGCTCCCTCACCCCTGGCTGACCATGCGCCCCCGCAACCGCACCCCCGCCCAGCCACTCCCGCTCGCCCCAGAAAACCTCCCCACCATCCTTCCCAGGCTCGAATCCCTAAAACTTCCTCACCGCGAAAAGCGCCAAAAACGCCCCGCCTGACCTCAATTTGGAGTGCGGTGCTCTGCACCGCTTTTCAGTGACGCAAGATACCGCCACCTTCCTCCCTTGGCCCACCCCCTGCTCATGACTCACTCTCATGAGCAACCTCATCCGCAGCTACGCCGCCACCACCAAAGGCGGCCTCCTCGAACCCTACGAATTCGACCCCGGCCCACTCGGTGACGAGCAGGTCGAAATTGCTGTTGAATACTGCGGCCTCTGCCACAGCGACCTGTCGATGCTCGAAAACGACTGGGCCATCTCCACCTACCCTTTCGTTCCCGGCCACGAAGCCGTCGGCAAAGTCATCGCCGTCGGCGACCGCGTCAAAAACATCACTCTCGGTCAGCGCGTCGGCCTCGGCTGGATGTCCGAAAGCTGCAACGCCTGCACTCACTGCCTCTCCGGCGACCAGCACCTCTGCCTCACCGCCGAAGCCACCATCGTCAACCGCCCCGGGGGGTTTGCCGACCGGGTCCGCTGCCACTGGATGTGGGCCATTCCCGTTCCCGATACCCTCGATCTCTCCATCGCTGGCCCCCTTTTCTGCGGCGGCATCACCGTCTTCAGTCCCATCGTTCACTGCAACGTCAAACCCACCGACCGCGTTGGTGTCATCGGCATCGGCGGACTCGGTCACCTTGCCGTTCAGTTCCTCGCCAAATGGGGCTGCGAAGTCACCGCCTTCACCTCCAGCGACTCCAAACACGCCGAAGCTTTGCAAATGGGCGCCCATCATGTCGTCAACTCACGCGATGCTGATCAGCTCAAAAAAATCGCCGGTTCCCTCGACTTCATCATCTGCACTGTCAACGTCGCCCTCCCCTGGGACGCCATCCTCACCTGCCTTACCCGCAGAGGTCGGCTCCATTTCGTCGGTGCCGTCCTCGAACCCGTCCCCGTCGCCATCTTTCCGCTGATGGAAGGTCAAAACTCCATCTCCGGCTCCCCCATCGGCGGCCCCGTCGTCACCGCACAAATGCTCGACTTCTGCGCCCGTCATCAAATCGCCCCCATCACCGAGCACTTCAAACTCAGCGACGCCAACGCCGCCCTCGACCACCTCCGCTCCGGCAAAGCCCGCTACCGCATCGTCCTTGAAAACGACCTCGCGTAGATGGCTCCTCTTTTGGAGTGCGGTGCTCCGCAC is a window of Phragmitibacter flavus DNA encoding:
- the ahr gene encoding NADPH-dependent aldehyde reductase Ahr; its protein translation is MSNLIRSYAATTKGGLLEPYEFDPGPLGDEQVEIAVEYCGLCHSDLSMLENDWAISTYPFVPGHEAVGKVIAVGDRVKNITLGQRVGLGWMSESCNACTHCLSGDQHLCLTAEATIVNRPGGFADRVRCHWMWAIPVPDTLDLSIAGPLFCGGITVFSPIVHCNVKPTDRVGVIGIGGLGHLAVQFLAKWGCEVTAFTSSDSKHAEALQMGAHHVVNSRDADQLKKIAGSLDFIICTVNVALPWDAILTCLTRRGRLHFVGAVLEPVPVAIFPLMEGQNSISGSPIGGPVVTAQMLDFCARHQIAPITEHFKLSDANAALDHLRSGKARYRIVLENDLA
- a CDS encoding ABC transporter ATP-binding protein; this translates as MPTPITNKSPFIEVRGLHKKIGWQHILRGLDLTVYQGETLMLIGPSGEGKSVLLKHLIGLLRPDEGDITVAGTCMTGLRERQLAPIRKEIGILFQNAALFDSMNVAQNVAFPLIEGGLRDKNEINQRVHEALEVVELEKHKDKLPVNLSGGMRKRVGIARAIVPKPHCVLYDEPTSGLDPIVSDVIDQMIKRLQKRYGVTSIVVTHDMKSVFKIADRVALLKQGVIYFLGTPDELRNSSDPVIQDFIDGRSHITC
- a CDS encoding MlaD family protein; this encodes MEESNKKTEILVGVFLTFGLALIGLLFLQFSAVREIFKDTYSLTVPFADGTGIKAGTPVILGGSRVGKVSDRPRLNATFNGVIIPLEIYETVRIPTDAKFGIGTSGLLGDSYIEIRTSGANTGAFIEPGAAISEDQIAKAGGLGGLQDTALNVGKKVDLAIEDIQAAVADLRLSLKRINEGALSEQSSTDLREAIASFNKLVKRLDEDTLGDQTSKDLKDAVSSFKNMAASLEVTMKKLDPAIEKLDSTFEKTDTLLGSADGAMKSIDGSAKAIGNVATDIRRGDGLLPALLHDETLKIEFRNLISNLRQRGVLFYKDKSGETEDAPARQRTTPATGTRR
- a CDS encoding MlaE family ABC transporter permease, translated to MEILRLPGRAFLNFLSYMGQLAQLLVDLGGAFRTGVWRVHLIARQIVSIGFGSQVVVIVTGGFTGAVFSAQTFFKFKDFGVESGVGSIVSVAMCRELGPVLAGLMVAGRVGAAMAAEIGTMKVTEQIDALRAMAVHPVDYLVLPRFVAMLISMPLLVAESISFGLLASYLVVVYGFGVPEPWFWTHVVEHTNHEDILCGMIKGFVFGILITIISCHQGLVAGNGAVGVGLGTTRAVVYSSLALLIVNFFLSFFLNFIFPLGTPI
- a CDS encoding cytidine deaminase family protein; translation: MINPSTRLIAEAIKVQGRFALNDDGAAGSVSAAILTSQGNIYTGICIDITCGIGTCAEHAAVAEMLKHRETQIEMIVAVKNQTIIPPCGRCRELLLQVDARNIDSRILLDGGQSMTLSEMLPHPWLTMRPRNRTPAQPLPLAPENLPTILPRLESLKLPHREKRQKRPA